One window of Athalia rosae chromosome 2, iyAthRosa1.1, whole genome shotgun sequence genomic DNA carries:
- the LOC105687743 gene encoding extensin-2-like isoform X1: MKAAAHAAARVDSVLMAKGKLRGSDTNNKARNFAANGGFKGQEMYTTEFEINEAPPSARTLLTKGYVQEEINSYSGAIVSTRGRFMTEQEKARCSNERSLYLYIQGHNKHNIDLAIQKIGEIIKTEHQSSLNRPSRFTNAPPPLMSLHSATPTVEKICVGIENAPQGFDLRGRIIGAGGSNLLYIRGETGATVTLRGRGSQFVDPVLGVESPEPLHLYIEHIKAEVLQNAKQLAINLIQTMQSELQSYIQQQPPPIQPQVIEQPHIQQIQQAQFQTMNIGALGQPNVVTIQHQDLIQHPQSSVMTLPATILTATVAGGPGGGVSVPPPGVHIPSHSGPCVSSGQPQEMQTFMSPPPVGQVQLIGPPPTVSQVQYQIHPAQSLQIQGIQVPPPGSQNSPQSVTQMYVMSQPPPPSPAQQNYIASSSVPVSSAVSYVYTQPNIQRPSTPSQSLIETVNVNLQQPPPSAPINITQQPPPPLLHLHFPPPNFPHNQPPPPIPQTYQIQYQQVQAPGNQSQTQFVLQPGEHIVPQMQQTHEPPPSQHTMPPQFEGQHPPQFHLQVPPPSTQTFLVPNAQSAQHQQPPPQLEEIPHHQQDVNLEQGPPQPVPPPQMVPPPSANQGQNSMNIITSVPPPTQVPPPQSAPWLYQPQPHQMQQSQAQIQLPSASLPMHSVPPPQIQAQIQYHTQQIQYQNGQMQAQVHYTIQPPPMQQPLDQKPGSPEQKHHGVKRRFSDADGSQESLFQCGPPPIERHGTGRENDRHQQISNGPPPGGIGAANGSRNKMLIPSPHPGEKRNGDKNVTGHVLGNEQTNSCESSGVVPAGPPPQAPWQACHIRTPWGRPPPPPRDGEHHVLYPAPPPINMPPPQIRPHRNQIEGSRSPPSHQNVLTDHLSSPEYHQIPHYTTKPPPYNSVPLMQAICNPPPPPPLHHQRHQHLQQTQPYQVPISQSYQPPASCPPWMN; encoded by the exons ATGAAAGCAGCAGCTCATGCCGCTGCAAGAGTCGATTCTGTACTAATGGCAAAAGGAAAGCTCCGAGGTTCTGACACTAACAACAAAGCAAGAAAT TTTGCTGCAAATGGTGGATTCAAAGGCCAGGAAATGTATACGACAGAATTTGAGATCAATGAAGCACCTCCAAGTGCCCGAACACTACTCACTAAAGGCTACGTCCAAGAAGAAATCAACTCCTATTCTG GGGCTATTGTATCCACTCGTGGGCGATTTATGACCGAACAGGAAAAAGCGCGATGTTCTAACGAACGGTCTCTTTACTTGTACATACAAGGGCATAATAAGCATAATATTGACT TGGCCATAcaaaaaattggtgaaatCATCAAAACTGAGCATCAGAGTTCTCTCAACAGGCCTAGCAGGTTCACAAATGCACCTCCACCATTAATGAGTTTACACTCAGCGACACCAACTGTA GAAAAAATCTGTGTTGGGATAGAGAATGCGCCTCAAGGATTTGATTTGCGGGGTCGAATTATTGGTGCTGGTGGTTCAAACTTACTCTATATTCGGGGTGAAACGGGAGCAACAGTAACACTACGAGGACGAGGTTCCCAATTCGTTGATCCTGTTTTAGGTGTAGAATCACCAGAGCCTCTGCATCTATATATTGA ACACATAAAAGCAGAGGTGCTCCAAAATGCAAAGCAGTTGGCCATCAATCTGATACAAACAATGCAATCCGAACTACAATCTTATATCCAGCAACAGCCACCTCCTATTCAACCACAAGTTATAGAACAACCTCATATACAACAAATCCAACAAG CCCAGTTTCAGACCATGAATATCGGTGCACTGGGTCAGCCAAATGTTGTAACTATTCAGCATCAAG ATTTAATACAACATCCACAAAGTAGCGTTATGACTCTTCCAGCAACAATTTTGACGGCAACTGTTGCTGGAGGCCCAGGAGGCGGTGTCAGTGTTCCTCCACCTGGCGTACATATACCTTCTCATTCTGGACCCTGTGTTTCCTCAGGACAACCTCAG gaaaTGCAGACTTTTATGTCTCCACCTCCAGTTGGGCAAGTGCAGCTTATCGGACCTCCTCCGACTGTGAGTCAAGTCCAGTACCAGATTCATCCTGCACAGTCCCTGCAGATTCAGGGTATCCAAGTTCCACCTCCTGGCTCTCAAAATTCGCCTCAATCGGTGACGCAAATGTATGTCATGAGTCAGCCACCTCCACCGTCTCCAGCTCAGCAGAATTACATCGCTAGTAGTAGTGTACCTGTCAGTAGTGCTGTTTCTTACGTTTATACACAGCCCAACATTCAGAGGCCGTCGACCCCTTCGCAGAGCTTGATCGAGACCGTGAACGTGAATCTACAACAACCTCCGCCATCTGCTCCCATAAATATTACACAACAGCCACCACCACCTCTTCTCCATCTCCATTTTCCTCCGCCTAACTTCCCGCACAACCAACCACCACCCCCCATACCTCAAACTTATCAGATACAATACCAACAAGTACAGGCACCTGGCAATCAGTCGCAAACTCAGTTTGTTCTGCAGCCTGGAGAGCACATAGTTCCTCAAATGCAGCAAACGCATGAACCGCCTCCTTCGCAGCATACGATGCCGCCGCAATTTGAGGGACAGCATCCACCACAATTTCACCTGCAAGTGCCTCCGCCTTCTACACAAACTTTTTTAGTACCTAATGCACAATCTGCACAACATCAACAACCCCCACCTCAACTTGAAGAGATTCCGCATCATCAGCAAGATGTCAACCTTGAACAAGGACCTCCGCAACCAGTTCCACCCCCACAGATGGTTCCTCCACCATCTGCTAATCAGGGACAAAATTCtatgaatattattactaGTGTACCACCCCCAACACAGGTACCACCTCCACAATCTGCTCCTTGGCTCTATCAACCTCAACCGCACCAAATGCAACAATCACAAGCCCAGATCCAG CTGCCGTCGGCAAGTTTGCCGATGCACAGCGTACCTCCACCCCAAATTCAGGCCCAAATTCAGTATCACACACAGCAAATCCAGTACCAGAATGGGCAAATGCAGGCACAAGTTCACTACACAATTCAACCACCCCCGATGCAACAGCCTCTTGATCAAAAGCCTGGATCTCCAGAACAGAAGCACCATGGAGTTAAGCGGAGATTTTCTGATGCAGATGGATCTCAG GAGTCTCTGTTCCAGTGTGGACCACCACCAATTGAAAGGCATGGTACCGG CAGAGAAAATGACCGGCATCAGCAAATCTCAAATGGCCCACCACCGGGAGGTATCGGCGCAGCAAATGGCAGCCGAAACAAGATGCTTATACCGTCTCCACATCCAG gTGAAAAGCGGAATGGGGATAAAAACGTCACCGGACATG TTCTAGGAAACGAGCAAACTAATTCTTGCGAGTCCAGTGGAGTAGTTCCTGCTGGACCTCCGCCCCAGGCTCCGTGGCAAGCTTGTCACATAAGAACTCCTTGGGGACGGCCTCCACCCCCACCACGTGACGGAGAACACCATGTGCTTTATCCAGCACCTCCACCAATTAATATGCCTCCTCCACAGATCAGACCCCACCGAA ATCAAATAGAGGGCAGTCGATCTCCACCAAGTCATCAGAATGTGTTGACCGATCATTTATCTAGCCCAGAGTATCACCAAATTCCACACTATACGACAAAACCACCCCCTTACAATTCTGTGCCATTAATGCAAGCTATTTGCAACccgccgcctcctcctcctcttcacCATCAACGGCACCAACACCTGCAGCAGACGCAGCCCTACCAAGTTCCGATCTCACAATCTTATCAGCCACCAGCGTCTTGTCCGCCATGGATGAACTGA
- the LOC105687743 gene encoding altered inheritance of mitochondria protein 3-like isoform X2 has translation MKAAAHAAARVDSVLMAKGKLRGSDTNNKARNFAANGGFKGQEMYTTEFEINEAPPSARTLLTKGYVQEEINSYSGAIVSTRGRFMTEQEKARCSNERSLYLYIQGHNKHNIDLAIQKIGEIIKTEHQSSLNRPSRFTNAPPPLMSLHSATPTVEKICVGIENAPQGFDLRGRIIGAGGSNLLYIRGETGATVTLRGRGSQFVDPVLGVESPEPLHLYIEHIKAEVLQNAKQLAINLIQTMQSELQSYIQQQPPPIQPQVIEQPHIQQIQQAQFQTMNIGALGQPNVVTIQHQDLIQHPQSSVMTLPATILTATVAGGPGGGVSVPPPGVHIPSHSGPCVSSGQPQEMQTFMSPPPVGQVQLIGPPPTVSQVQYQIHPAQSLQIQGIQVPPPGSQNSPQSVTQMYVMSQPPPPSPAQQNYIASSSVPVSSAVSYVYTQPNIQRPSTPSQSLIETVNVNLQQPPPSAPINITQQPPPPLLHLHFPPPNFPHNQPPPPIPQTYQIQYQQVQAPGNQSQTQFVLQPGEHIVPQMQQTHEPPPSQHTMPPQFEGQHPPQFHLQVPPPSTQTFLVPNAQSAQHQQPPPQLEEIPHHQQDVNLEQGPPQPVPPPQMVPPPSANQGQNSMNIITSVPPPTQVPPPQSAPWLYQPQPHQMQQSQAQIQLPSASLPMHSVPPPQIQAQIQYHTQQIQYQNGQMQAQVHYTIQPPPMQQPLDQKPGSPEQKHHGVKRRFSDADGSQESLFQCGPPPIERHGTGENDRHQQISNGPPPGGIGAANGSRNKMLIPSPHPGEKRNGDKNVTGHVLGNEQTNSCESSGVVPAGPPPQAPWQACHIRTPWGRPPPPPRDGEHHVLYPAPPPINMPPPQIRPHRNQIEGSRSPPSHQNVLTDHLSSPEYHQIPHYTTKPPPYNSVPLMQAICNPPPPPPLHHQRHQHLQQTQPYQVPISQSYQPPASCPPWMN, from the exons ATGAAAGCAGCAGCTCATGCCGCTGCAAGAGTCGATTCTGTACTAATGGCAAAAGGAAAGCTCCGAGGTTCTGACACTAACAACAAAGCAAGAAAT TTTGCTGCAAATGGTGGATTCAAAGGCCAGGAAATGTATACGACAGAATTTGAGATCAATGAAGCACCTCCAAGTGCCCGAACACTACTCACTAAAGGCTACGTCCAAGAAGAAATCAACTCCTATTCTG GGGCTATTGTATCCACTCGTGGGCGATTTATGACCGAACAGGAAAAAGCGCGATGTTCTAACGAACGGTCTCTTTACTTGTACATACAAGGGCATAATAAGCATAATATTGACT TGGCCATAcaaaaaattggtgaaatCATCAAAACTGAGCATCAGAGTTCTCTCAACAGGCCTAGCAGGTTCACAAATGCACCTCCACCATTAATGAGTTTACACTCAGCGACACCAACTGTA GAAAAAATCTGTGTTGGGATAGAGAATGCGCCTCAAGGATTTGATTTGCGGGGTCGAATTATTGGTGCTGGTGGTTCAAACTTACTCTATATTCGGGGTGAAACGGGAGCAACAGTAACACTACGAGGACGAGGTTCCCAATTCGTTGATCCTGTTTTAGGTGTAGAATCACCAGAGCCTCTGCATCTATATATTGA ACACATAAAAGCAGAGGTGCTCCAAAATGCAAAGCAGTTGGCCATCAATCTGATACAAACAATGCAATCCGAACTACAATCTTATATCCAGCAACAGCCACCTCCTATTCAACCACAAGTTATAGAACAACCTCATATACAACAAATCCAACAAG CCCAGTTTCAGACCATGAATATCGGTGCACTGGGTCAGCCAAATGTTGTAACTATTCAGCATCAAG ATTTAATACAACATCCACAAAGTAGCGTTATGACTCTTCCAGCAACAATTTTGACGGCAACTGTTGCTGGAGGCCCAGGAGGCGGTGTCAGTGTTCCTCCACCTGGCGTACATATACCTTCTCATTCTGGACCCTGTGTTTCCTCAGGACAACCTCAG gaaaTGCAGACTTTTATGTCTCCACCTCCAGTTGGGCAAGTGCAGCTTATCGGACCTCCTCCGACTGTGAGTCAAGTCCAGTACCAGATTCATCCTGCACAGTCCCTGCAGATTCAGGGTATCCAAGTTCCACCTCCTGGCTCTCAAAATTCGCCTCAATCGGTGACGCAAATGTATGTCATGAGTCAGCCACCTCCACCGTCTCCAGCTCAGCAGAATTACATCGCTAGTAGTAGTGTACCTGTCAGTAGTGCTGTTTCTTACGTTTATACACAGCCCAACATTCAGAGGCCGTCGACCCCTTCGCAGAGCTTGATCGAGACCGTGAACGTGAATCTACAACAACCTCCGCCATCTGCTCCCATAAATATTACACAACAGCCACCACCACCTCTTCTCCATCTCCATTTTCCTCCGCCTAACTTCCCGCACAACCAACCACCACCCCCCATACCTCAAACTTATCAGATACAATACCAACAAGTACAGGCACCTGGCAATCAGTCGCAAACTCAGTTTGTTCTGCAGCCTGGAGAGCACATAGTTCCTCAAATGCAGCAAACGCATGAACCGCCTCCTTCGCAGCATACGATGCCGCCGCAATTTGAGGGACAGCATCCACCACAATTTCACCTGCAAGTGCCTCCGCCTTCTACACAAACTTTTTTAGTACCTAATGCACAATCTGCACAACATCAACAACCCCCACCTCAACTTGAAGAGATTCCGCATCATCAGCAAGATGTCAACCTTGAACAAGGACCTCCGCAACCAGTTCCACCCCCACAGATGGTTCCTCCACCATCTGCTAATCAGGGACAAAATTCtatgaatattattactaGTGTACCACCCCCAACACAGGTACCACCTCCACAATCTGCTCCTTGGCTCTATCAACCTCAACCGCACCAAATGCAACAATCACAAGCCCAGATCCAG CTGCCGTCGGCAAGTTTGCCGATGCACAGCGTACCTCCACCCCAAATTCAGGCCCAAATTCAGTATCACACACAGCAAATCCAGTACCAGAATGGGCAAATGCAGGCACAAGTTCACTACACAATTCAACCACCCCCGATGCAACAGCCTCTTGATCAAAAGCCTGGATCTCCAGAACAGAAGCACCATGGAGTTAAGCGGAGATTTTCTGATGCAGATGGATCTCAG GAGTCTCTGTTCCAGTGTGGACCACCACCAATTGAAAGGCATGGTACCGG AGAAAATGACCGGCATCAGCAAATCTCAAATGGCCCACCACCGGGAGGTATCGGCGCAGCAAATGGCAGCCGAAACAAGATGCTTATACCGTCTCCACATCCAG gTGAAAAGCGGAATGGGGATAAAAACGTCACCGGACATG TTCTAGGAAACGAGCAAACTAATTCTTGCGAGTCCAGTGGAGTAGTTCCTGCTGGACCTCCGCCCCAGGCTCCGTGGCAAGCTTGTCACATAAGAACTCCTTGGGGACGGCCTCCACCCCCACCACGTGACGGAGAACACCATGTGCTTTATCCAGCACCTCCACCAATTAATATGCCTCCTCCACAGATCAGACCCCACCGAA ATCAAATAGAGGGCAGTCGATCTCCACCAAGTCATCAGAATGTGTTGACCGATCATTTATCTAGCCCAGAGTATCACCAAATTCCACACTATACGACAAAACCACCCCCTTACAATTCTGTGCCATTAATGCAAGCTATTTGCAACccgccgcctcctcctcctcttcacCATCAACGGCACCAACACCTGCAGCAGACGCAGCCCTACCAAGTTCCGATCTCACAATCTTATCAGCCACCAGCGTCTTGTCCGCCATGGATGAACTGA
- the LOC105687743 gene encoding formin-like protein 20 isoform X3, whose translation MKAAAHAAARVDSVLMAKGKLRGSDTNNKARNFAANGGFKGQEMYTTEFEINEAPPSARTLLTKGYVQEEINSYSGAIVSTRGRFMTEQEKARCSNERSLYLYIQGHNKHNIDLAIQKIGEIIKTEHQSSLNRPSRFTNAPPPLMSLHSATPTVEKICVGIENAPQGFDLRGRIIGAGGSNLLYIRGETGATVTLRGRGSQFVDPVLGVESPEPLHLYIEHIKAEVLQNAKQLAINLIQTMQSELQSYIQQQPPPIQPQVIEQPHIQQIQQAQFQTMNIGALGQPNVVTIQHQDLIQHPQSSVMTLPATILTATVAGGPGGGVSVPPPGVHIPSHSGPCVSSGQPQEMQTFMSPPPVGQVQLIGPPPTVSQVQYQIHPAQSLQIQGIQVPPPGSQNSPQSVTQMYVMSQPPPPSPAQQNYIASSSVPVSSAVSYVYTQPNIQRPSTPSQSLIETVNVNLQQPPPSAPINITQQPPPPLLHLHFPPPNFPHNQPPPPIPQTYQIQYQQVQAPGNQSQTQFVLQPGEHIVPQMQQTHEPPPSQHTMPPQFEGQHPPQFHLQVPPPSTQTFLVPNAQSAQHQQPPPQLEEIPHHQQDVNLEQGPPQPVPPPQMVPPPSANQGQNSMNIITSVPPPTQVPPPQSAPWLYQPQPHQMQQSQAQIQAQIQYHTQQIQYQNGQMQAQVHYTIQPPPMQQPLDQKPGSPEQKHHGVKRRFSDADGSQESLFQCGPPPIERHGTGRENDRHQQISNGPPPGGIGAANGSRNKMLIPSPHPGEKRNGDKNVTGHVLGNEQTNSCESSGVVPAGPPPQAPWQACHIRTPWGRPPPPPRDGEHHVLYPAPPPINMPPPQIRPHRNQIEGSRSPPSHQNVLTDHLSSPEYHQIPHYTTKPPPYNSVPLMQAICNPPPPPPLHHQRHQHLQQTQPYQVPISQSYQPPASCPPWMN comes from the exons ATGAAAGCAGCAGCTCATGCCGCTGCAAGAGTCGATTCTGTACTAATGGCAAAAGGAAAGCTCCGAGGTTCTGACACTAACAACAAAGCAAGAAAT TTTGCTGCAAATGGTGGATTCAAAGGCCAGGAAATGTATACGACAGAATTTGAGATCAATGAAGCACCTCCAAGTGCCCGAACACTACTCACTAAAGGCTACGTCCAAGAAGAAATCAACTCCTATTCTG GGGCTATTGTATCCACTCGTGGGCGATTTATGACCGAACAGGAAAAAGCGCGATGTTCTAACGAACGGTCTCTTTACTTGTACATACAAGGGCATAATAAGCATAATATTGACT TGGCCATAcaaaaaattggtgaaatCATCAAAACTGAGCATCAGAGTTCTCTCAACAGGCCTAGCAGGTTCACAAATGCACCTCCACCATTAATGAGTTTACACTCAGCGACACCAACTGTA GAAAAAATCTGTGTTGGGATAGAGAATGCGCCTCAAGGATTTGATTTGCGGGGTCGAATTATTGGTGCTGGTGGTTCAAACTTACTCTATATTCGGGGTGAAACGGGAGCAACAGTAACACTACGAGGACGAGGTTCCCAATTCGTTGATCCTGTTTTAGGTGTAGAATCACCAGAGCCTCTGCATCTATATATTGA ACACATAAAAGCAGAGGTGCTCCAAAATGCAAAGCAGTTGGCCATCAATCTGATACAAACAATGCAATCCGAACTACAATCTTATATCCAGCAACAGCCACCTCCTATTCAACCACAAGTTATAGAACAACCTCATATACAACAAATCCAACAAG CCCAGTTTCAGACCATGAATATCGGTGCACTGGGTCAGCCAAATGTTGTAACTATTCAGCATCAAG ATTTAATACAACATCCACAAAGTAGCGTTATGACTCTTCCAGCAACAATTTTGACGGCAACTGTTGCTGGAGGCCCAGGAGGCGGTGTCAGTGTTCCTCCACCTGGCGTACATATACCTTCTCATTCTGGACCCTGTGTTTCCTCAGGACAACCTCAG gaaaTGCAGACTTTTATGTCTCCACCTCCAGTTGGGCAAGTGCAGCTTATCGGACCTCCTCCGACTGTGAGTCAAGTCCAGTACCAGATTCATCCTGCACAGTCCCTGCAGATTCAGGGTATCCAAGTTCCACCTCCTGGCTCTCAAAATTCGCCTCAATCGGTGACGCAAATGTATGTCATGAGTCAGCCACCTCCACCGTCTCCAGCTCAGCAGAATTACATCGCTAGTAGTAGTGTACCTGTCAGTAGTGCTGTTTCTTACGTTTATACACAGCCCAACATTCAGAGGCCGTCGACCCCTTCGCAGAGCTTGATCGAGACCGTGAACGTGAATCTACAACAACCTCCGCCATCTGCTCCCATAAATATTACACAACAGCCACCACCACCTCTTCTCCATCTCCATTTTCCTCCGCCTAACTTCCCGCACAACCAACCACCACCCCCCATACCTCAAACTTATCAGATACAATACCAACAAGTACAGGCACCTGGCAATCAGTCGCAAACTCAGTTTGTTCTGCAGCCTGGAGAGCACATAGTTCCTCAAATGCAGCAAACGCATGAACCGCCTCCTTCGCAGCATACGATGCCGCCGCAATTTGAGGGACAGCATCCACCACAATTTCACCTGCAAGTGCCTCCGCCTTCTACACAAACTTTTTTAGTACCTAATGCACAATCTGCACAACATCAACAACCCCCACCTCAACTTGAAGAGATTCCGCATCATCAGCAAGATGTCAACCTTGAACAAGGACCTCCGCAACCAGTTCCACCCCCACAGATGGTTCCTCCACCATCTGCTAATCAGGGACAAAATTCtatgaatattattactaGTGTACCACCCCCAACACAGGTACCACCTCCACAATCTGCTCCTTGGCTCTATCAACCTCAACCGCACCAAATGCAACAATCACAAGCCCAGATCCAG GCCCAAATTCAGTATCACACACAGCAAATCCAGTACCAGAATGGGCAAATGCAGGCACAAGTTCACTACACAATTCAACCACCCCCGATGCAACAGCCTCTTGATCAAAAGCCTGGATCTCCAGAACAGAAGCACCATGGAGTTAAGCGGAGATTTTCTGATGCAGATGGATCTCAG GAGTCTCTGTTCCAGTGTGGACCACCACCAATTGAAAGGCATGGTACCGG CAGAGAAAATGACCGGCATCAGCAAATCTCAAATGGCCCACCACCGGGAGGTATCGGCGCAGCAAATGGCAGCCGAAACAAGATGCTTATACCGTCTCCACATCCAG gTGAAAAGCGGAATGGGGATAAAAACGTCACCGGACATG TTCTAGGAAACGAGCAAACTAATTCTTGCGAGTCCAGTGGAGTAGTTCCTGCTGGACCTCCGCCCCAGGCTCCGTGGCAAGCTTGTCACATAAGAACTCCTTGGGGACGGCCTCCACCCCCACCACGTGACGGAGAACACCATGTGCTTTATCCAGCACCTCCACCAATTAATATGCCTCCTCCACAGATCAGACCCCACCGAA ATCAAATAGAGGGCAGTCGATCTCCACCAAGTCATCAGAATGTGTTGACCGATCATTTATCTAGCCCAGAGTATCACCAAATTCCACACTATACGACAAAACCACCCCCTTACAATTCTGTGCCATTAATGCAAGCTATTTGCAACccgccgcctcctcctcctcttcacCATCAACGGCACCAACACCTGCAGCAGACGCAGCCCTACCAAGTTCCGATCTCACAATCTTATCAGCCACCAGCGTCTTGTCCGCCATGGATGAACTGA